In Embleya scabrispora, the DNA window CCACGCAGACGAAGTTATACCCCCAGGGGGTATCAGGCAAGATCGTTCGCGGGGTTTCTCGGAACTTCTTCGCAGCGCGACGGCCGAGGCCGGCGAGTCGCCGGGACGGAAAACGGGATTCGCATCGGGTGTGCGGTGTCGGATACTGCGGGCTCGGGGGACGGTCACGGGGAAGCGAGGTCGGCGGGATGCGTACGTTGTTGATGGGGGTGGTCGGGTCGACCGCCTACGGGTTGGCCACCGAGACCTCGGACGAGGATCTGCTCGGCGTCTTCCTCGCGGATTCGCGGGAGGTGCTGGGCCTGGACGGCGCGGCGGCGGCCGGCCGCTCGCGGGTGACCACGAAGCCCGACGTGACGATGCACGAACTGGGCAAGTACTGCTCGCTCGCGCTCAAGTGCAATCCGACGGTGACCGAGTTGTTGTGGCTTCCGGAGTATCGGGTCGAGACCGAGGCCGGTCGCCGACTCCGGGCCCTGCGTGGGAAGTTCCTGTCCACGGAGTACGTCCGGTCGGCCTACGGGGGATATGCGCTTCAGCAGGCCAAACGCCTGCTCGGTCGGCACGAGGCGGGCAAGGACGGCTTCTCGGCGGACACCGCCCGACG includes these proteins:
- a CDS encoding nucleotidyltransferase domain-containing protein, which translates into the protein MRTLLMGVVGSTAYGLATETSDEDLLGVFLADSREVLGLDGAAAAGRSRVTTKPDVTMHELGKYCSLALKCNPTVTELLWLPEYRVETEAGRRLRALRGKFLSTEYVRSAYGGYALQQAKRLLGRHEAGKDGFSADTARRTAKHGRHCLRLLLQAQRLLATGELILDVSAQREDLFAAGRLAAEDPPAFAARFEHEKARLDAVTSVLPDRPDRAAINTLVVELRMAALTP